One stretch of Dyella jiangningensis DNA includes these proteins:
- a CDS encoding LacI family DNA-binding transcriptional regulator, with protein MPVPRSAGVSTLRNPTIKDVAKRSGVSLKTVSRVINRETSVRADTREKVERAIEALGYQPNPSARGLRSTHAYAIGLVYDNPNAHYVISMQDGVLSACRERGYGLLIHPCDSTSPGLANELCSLVERNRLAGLVLAPPMSEEPELIAKLSANDISFVRIISSREDPHDGAPCVYVDDRSAAYAITEHLIQMGHKRVGFLWGEPHHRSSPERYQGYADALKDYGIPLDKKLVLPGRYAFDDGFRGARKLLALKDPPTAIFGSNDEIAAGVLAAARSSGLDVPWNLSIAGFEDSPFSKQAWPALTTARQSTSDIGRHAALQLMAELQRKAGASVEMPHAECFVPELVVRGSTAPPQTTPPRKG; from the coding sequence ATGCCCGTTCCCCGTTCTGCCGGAGTTTCCACGTTGCGCAACCCCACCATCAAGGACGTCGCCAAGCGTTCGGGCGTTTCGCTCAAGACCGTCTCGCGCGTGATCAACCGCGAGACCTCGGTGCGCGCCGATACGCGCGAGAAGGTCGAACGCGCGATCGAAGCCTTGGGCTACCAGCCCAATCCTTCCGCGCGCGGCCTGCGCAGCACGCACGCCTACGCCATCGGCCTGGTGTACGACAACCCGAACGCGCACTACGTCATCAGCATGCAGGATGGCGTGCTGTCGGCCTGTCGCGAACGTGGCTATGGACTGCTGATTCATCCCTGTGATTCGACCTCGCCCGGCCTCGCCAACGAGCTGTGCTCGCTGGTCGAACGCAACCGCCTTGCCGGCCTGGTCCTGGCGCCGCCGATGTCCGAGGAGCCGGAGCTGATCGCCAAGCTCAGCGCGAACGACATCAGTTTCGTGCGCATCATTTCCTCGCGCGAAGATCCCCATGATGGCGCGCCCTGCGTGTACGTGGACGACCGCAGCGCGGCGTATGCCATCACCGAACACCTGATCCAGATGGGCCACAAGCGCGTCGGCTTCCTGTGGGGCGAACCGCACCATCGGTCGAGCCCGGAGCGCTACCAGGGCTATGCCGATGCGCTGAAGGACTACGGCATTCCGCTCGACAAGAAGCTGGTGCTGCCCGGCCGCTATGCATTCGATGACGGTTTCCGCGGCGCGCGCAAGCTGCTTGCGCTGAAGGATCCGCCGACCGCGATCTTCGGCAGCAATGACGAAATCGCCGCCGGCGTGCTCGCCGCGGCGCGCTCCAGCGGGCTGGATGTGCCGTGGAATCTTTCCATCGCCGGCTTCGAGGACAGCCCGTTCTCCAAGCAGGCGTGGCCCGCGCTCACCACCGCGCGCCAGTCCACCAGCGACATCGGTCGCCATGCAGCCCTGCAGTTGATGGCCGAACTGCAGCGCAAGGCCGGCGCTTCGGTGGAGATGCCGCATGCCGAATGTTTCGTTCCCGAACTGGTCGTGCGCGGCTCCACCGCGCCACCGCAAACCACCCCGCCACGCAAGGGCTGA
- a CDS encoding sugar MFS transporter → MSSTTLAAGQTRSSSVVPMLIIGVLFFIFGFVTWLNGPLITFVKLAFNVDDVSAFLVPLVFYFSYFFLAIPSSSVLRRTGMKKGMGLGLFVMAIGAVLFGQFVSMRIFYPALVGLFVIGAGLALLQTASNPYISILGPIDSAAQRIAFMGICNKVAGALAPFVFGALVLSGIDSFDAQVKAAPTDAAREALLNTFAAKIHMPYMVMAALLVLLAIWVVRSPLPEIKPAGANAESDIGHGKGGIFSFPHLWLGVLCLFLYVGVEVMAGDAIGTYGQGFGLPLEETKHFTSYTLIAMLGGYLAGLVLIPRFISQQSYLAVSAVLGVLFTLGAYFTTGGVSVGFVAALGFANAMMWPAIFPLAIHGLGRLTERGSALLIMAIVGGALVPQLFVHLKQHFNFQLVFMALMVPCYLYILYYGAKGHRVGQHAP, encoded by the coding sequence ATGTCGTCCACAACGCTTGCCGCCGGACAGACGCGATCGTCCAGCGTCGTGCCGATGCTGATCATCGGCGTGCTGTTCTTCATCTTCGGCTTCGTCACCTGGCTCAACGGCCCGCTGATCACCTTCGTGAAGCTCGCCTTCAACGTGGATGACGTGTCCGCCTTCCTGGTGCCGCTGGTCTTCTATTTTTCCTACTTCTTCCTCGCCATTCCGTCGTCGAGCGTGTTGCGCCGCACGGGCATGAAGAAGGGCATGGGCCTGGGGCTGTTCGTGATGGCCATCGGCGCCGTGCTGTTCGGCCAGTTCGTCAGCATGCGCATCTTCTATCCCGCGCTGGTCGGCCTGTTCGTGATCGGCGCGGGCCTCGCGCTGCTGCAGACCGCGTCCAATCCGTACATCAGCATCCTTGGCCCGATCGACAGCGCCGCGCAGCGCATCGCCTTCATGGGCATCTGCAACAAGGTGGCCGGCGCGCTCGCGCCGTTCGTGTTCGGCGCGCTGGTGCTCAGCGGCATCGACAGCTTCGACGCGCAGGTCAAGGCCGCACCGACCGATGCGGCGCGCGAGGCCTTGCTCAATACGTTCGCCGCCAAGATCCATATGCCCTACATGGTGATGGCCGCGCTGCTGGTGCTGCTGGCGATCTGGGTGGTCCGCTCGCCGCTGCCGGAAATCAAGCCGGCGGGCGCCAATGCGGAGTCGGATATCGGCCACGGCAAGGGCGGCATCTTCAGCTTCCCGCACCTGTGGCTGGGCGTGCTGTGCCTGTTCCTCTACGTGGGCGTGGAAGTGATGGCGGGTGATGCCATTGGCACCTACGGCCAGGGCTTCGGCCTGCCGCTGGAGGAAACCAAGCACTTCACCTCCTACACGCTGATCGCGATGCTCGGCGGTTATCTCGCGGGCCTGGTGCTGATCCCGCGCTTCATTTCGCAGCAGAGCTACCTGGCCGTATCGGCGGTGCTCGGCGTGCTGTTCACGCTCGGCGCCTACTTCACCACCGGTGGCGTGTCGGTGGGCTTCGTCGCCGCGCTGGGCTTCGCCAACGCGATGATGTGGCCGGCGATCTTCCCACTGGCCATCCACGGCCTGGGTCGCCTCACCGAACGCGGTTCGGCATTGCTGATCATGGCCATCGTGGGTGGCGCGCTGGTGCCTCAGTTGTTCGTGCACCTGAAACAGCACTTCAACTTCCAGCTGGTATTCATGGCGCTGATGGTGCCTTGTTACCTCTACATCCTTTACTACGGCGCCAAGGGCCATCGCGTCGGCCAGCACGCGCCCTGA
- the pcp gene encoding pyroglutamyl-peptidase I, with translation MSKPRILLTGFTPFGDETINPSWEAVRVLHDREIGGHRVVARLLPTVFAASRHELESAVREIQPAILLGVGQAGGRSRLSIERVAINVQDARLPDNEGAQPIDEPVMPGGPSAYFSTLPIKAMLAALQAAGLPAEVSNTAGTYVCNHVAYLMLHLATLAPGARAGFMHIPYLPAQAARLAGAPSMAAEDVVRGLAVALEAAATRATDEKLGAGALD, from the coding sequence ATGAGTAAGCCCCGCATCCTGTTGACCGGCTTTACCCCGTTTGGCGACGAGACGATCAATCCCTCGTGGGAGGCCGTGCGCGTGTTGCACGATCGCGAGATCGGCGGTCACCGCGTGGTGGCACGACTGCTACCTACCGTGTTTGCGGCATCCCGGCATGAGCTGGAATCAGCGGTACGCGAGATCCAACCCGCCATCCTGCTCGGCGTCGGGCAGGCGGGCGGACGCAGCCGTCTGTCGATCGAGCGCGTGGCGATCAACGTGCAGGACGCGCGGCTGCCGGACAACGAGGGCGCCCAGCCGATCGACGAGCCGGTGATGCCCGGCGGGCCCTCTGCCTACTTCAGCACGCTGCCGATCAAGGCCATGCTCGCGGCCCTGCAGGCGGCAGGCTTGCCAGCCGAAGTGTCCAACACAGCCGGCACCTACGTGTGCAACCACGTCGCCTACCTCATGCTGCACTTGGCAACGCTGGCGCCGGGAGCCCGGGCCGGATTCATGCATATCCCCTACCTGCCCGCCCAGGCGGCGCGTCTTGCCGGTGCACCGAGCATGGCGGCCGAGGACGTGGTGCGCGGACTGGCCGTGGCACTGGAAGCCGCGGCAACCCGTGCGACGGACGAGAAGCTGGGCGCCGGCGCACTGGACTGA
- a CDS encoding 5-oxoproline transporter, DUF979 family subunit: MLRIEYAYWLIAAFLLYVAWRNLREGQGSRAAFWLLLGLLFAGGDGVLAQQKAGNPLPAQIAGAMVIALALLAPRLRRHAHVDTVSAEQRLASALRLGHKLFMPALLIPLVTLIVALVGAHLSVAGHALFATPQMTLTGLALACVIALFAAAYVARAPLHQGLSEGRRLLDAIGWAALLPLLLAALGEVFTQSGVGAAIAALANAILPEGSAFACLLVFALGMVLFTVIMGNAFAAFPVMMAGIGLPLLIQQYGAHPTILGAMGMLCGYCGTLLTPMAADYNLVPAALLELRSPYGVIRAQFWSAVMIFVATFIMMWLLVFR; the protein is encoded by the coding sequence ATGCTGCGCATCGAGTACGCCTACTGGCTCATCGCCGCTTTCCTCCTCTATGTGGCGTGGCGCAACCTGCGCGAGGGACAGGGCAGTCGCGCGGCGTTCTGGCTGTTGCTGGGCTTGTTGTTCGCCGGTGGCGATGGCGTGCTGGCGCAGCAGAAGGCGGGAAATCCACTGCCGGCCCAGATTGCCGGCGCGATGGTGATCGCTCTCGCCTTGCTCGCACCGCGACTGCGCCGGCACGCCCACGTGGACACCGTCAGCGCGGAACAGCGGCTGGCCTCGGCGCTCCGCCTCGGCCACAAGCTGTTCATGCCGGCGCTGCTGATTCCGCTGGTGACGCTGATCGTGGCCTTGGTCGGCGCCCATCTGTCCGTGGCTGGCCACGCCTTGTTTGCCACGCCGCAAATGACCTTGACGGGATTGGCGCTCGCCTGCGTCATCGCGTTGTTCGCCGCCGCCTACGTGGCGCGCGCACCCTTGCATCAGGGGCTCTCCGAGGGCCGGCGCCTGCTGGATGCGATCGGGTGGGCCGCGTTGTTGCCCTTGCTGCTCGCCGCGCTCGGTGAAGTGTTCACCCAGAGTGGCGTGGGCGCGGCCATTGCCGCGCTTGCCAACGCCATCCTGCCGGAAGGCAGCGCGTTCGCCTGCCTGCTGGTGTTCGCGCTGGGCATGGTGCTGTTCACGGTGATCATGGGCAACGCGTTCGCCGCGTTCCCGGTGATGATGGCGGGTATCGGCCTGCCGCTGCTGATCCAGCAGTACGGCGCACACCCGACCATTCTCGGCGCCATGGGCATGCTGTGCGGCTACTGCGGCACGCTGCTGACGCCGATGGCCGCCGACTACAACCTGGTACCCGCCGCGCTGCTGGAGCTGCGCAGCCCCTATGGCGTGATCCGCGCGCAGTTCTGGAGCGCGGTGATGATCTTCGTCGCCACCTTCATCATGATGTGGCTGCTGGTGTTCCGCTGA
- a CDS encoding DUF969 domain-containing protein yields the protein MNYWPLLGVAVIVIGFALRFNAVPVVVCAALVSGLLAGLHVPDLLALLGKSFVSSRMLLMFVLTLPAIGLLERAGLREHAQQWMARLRSMTLARLLIGYLLVREVLAMLGLMGVAGHAQTVRPLLAPMSEAAAEKILPALSDDDRDELRAVAAATDNVGRFFGEDVFIALGAVLLIQGFYAQHGIELTPLAIALWALPTAIVAFIIQSVRIWLYQRRLQRRALQWRGEQGG from the coding sequence ATGAATTACTGGCCGCTGCTGGGCGTCGCGGTGATCGTGATCGGCTTCGCCCTGCGCTTCAACGCGGTGCCGGTGGTGGTGTGTGCGGCCCTGGTCAGCGGCCTGCTCGCCGGGCTGCATGTACCCGACCTGCTTGCATTGCTGGGCAAGAGCTTCGTTTCTTCGCGCATGCTGTTGATGTTCGTGCTGACCCTGCCCGCCATCGGCTTGCTCGAGCGCGCGGGCCTGCGGGAACACGCCCAGCAATGGATGGCACGATTGCGCAGCATGACGCTGGCACGCCTGCTGATCGGCTATCTGCTGGTGCGCGAGGTGCTGGCGATGCTCGGCCTGATGGGCGTGGCAGGCCACGCACAGACCGTGCGTCCGCTGCTGGCGCCCATGAGCGAAGCCGCGGCGGAGAAGATCCTGCCGGCATTGAGCGACGACGATCGCGATGAACTGCGCGCGGTGGCCGCCGCCACCGACAACGTGGGCCGCTTCTTCGGCGAGGATGTCTTCATCGCGCTGGGCGCCGTGCTGCTGATCCAGGGTTTCTACGCGCAGCACGGCATCGAACTCACGCCGCTCGCGATCGCGCTGTGGGCGCTGCCCACCGCCATCGTCGCCTTCATCATCCAGTCGGTGCGCATCTGGCTTTATCAGCGCCGCCTGCAACGACGCGCGCTGCAGTGGCGCGGCGAGCAGGGCGGTTGA
- a CDS encoding LamB/YcsF family protein: MSAAIRKTIDINSDLGESFGAWRMGDDAALLAVVSSANIACGFHAGDPDIMRRTVALAIEHGVAIGAHVSLPDLQGFGRREIPVTPAEAYAITLYQVGALHGFAQAAGTRLHHVKPHGALYNMAARDRRLADGIAQAIRDFDPTLCLFGLANSALVDAGREAGLPVAAEAFADRRYRSDGSLQPRREADAVITESDEAIAQAMAMVREGRVRAVDGDIVELQADTLCVHGDGAHAVAFARQLRASLEAADIGIHAPGQRA; encoded by the coding sequence ATGAGCGCCGCCATCCGCAAGACCATCGACATCAACAGCGACCTGGGCGAGTCCTTCGGCGCCTGGCGCATGGGCGACGATGCCGCCCTGCTCGCGGTGGTGAGTTCGGCGAACATCGCCTGCGGCTTTCATGCGGGCGACCCGGACATCATGCGCCGCACGGTCGCGCTGGCCATCGAGCACGGCGTCGCCATCGGCGCCCATGTATCGCTGCCCGATCTGCAGGGCTTCGGGCGACGCGAGATTCCCGTCACGCCGGCCGAGGCTTACGCGATCACGCTCTATCAAGTTGGCGCATTGCACGGCTTCGCACAGGCGGCGGGCACGCGCCTTCATCACGTGAAACCCCACGGCGCGCTGTACAACATGGCCGCGCGCGATCGCCGGCTCGCCGATGGCATTGCGCAGGCGATACGCGATTTCGATCCCACGCTTTGCCTGTTCGGGCTGGCGAATTCCGCACTGGTCGATGCGGGTCGCGAGGCGGGATTGCCGGTGGCGGCGGAAGCCTTCGCCGATCGGCGCTATCGATCCGACGGCTCGCTGCAACCTCGCCGAGAAGCCGATGCGGTCATCACCGAAAGCGACGAAGCCATTGCGCAGGCCATGGCGATGGTACGCGAAGGCCGCGTGCGCGCAGTGGACGGCGACATCGTGGAACTGCAGGCCGATACGCTGTGCGTCCACGGCGATGGCGCGCATGCGGTGGCCTTCGCCCGCCAGCTGCGCGCCTCGCTGGAGGCCGCGGACATCGGCATCCATGCCCCGGGCCAGCGCGCATGA
- a CDS encoding biotin-dependent carboxyltransferase family protein, whose product MTATVLKPGLLTSLQDGGRRGYAALGVGRAGVMDGPAWRLANALVGNVGDEAVLEFTLTGPTLRFSQPAVIALTGAHVDARADAHALPGWTRCVLPAGSVLQLGGMRRGCRGYLAVHGGFSASAVLGSRSTDMHARIGPLDGRMLRTGDVLAIGEQKARASQRTTHTPHVLSWGLDPRPWFDDVASPLALLRGHHYAQLDEASQRVLFDASFAVSKDSNRTASRLDGHRLSLRQPVELISEATLPGTMQLPPSGQPIVLQAEAPVTGGYPRIGQLAAVDLPRLAQRRPGDAVCFRETTLDESLQRLARRQERLQRLLYRIEERLESA is encoded by the coding sequence ATGACCGCGACCGTCCTCAAACCGGGACTGCTGACCAGCCTCCAGGATGGCGGCCGGCGCGGCTATGCAGCGCTCGGCGTGGGGCGCGCGGGCGTGATGGATGGGCCTGCATGGCGACTGGCCAACGCCTTGGTCGGCAACGTCGGTGACGAAGCCGTTCTCGAGTTCACGCTGACTGGACCGACCCTGCGATTTTCGCAACCGGCCGTCATCGCGCTCACCGGCGCGCATGTGGATGCGCGTGCCGATGCACACGCCCTGCCCGGCTGGACCCGCTGCGTGCTGCCTGCCGGCAGCGTGCTGCAGCTGGGTGGCATGCGTCGCGGCTGTCGCGGCTATCTGGCCGTGCATGGCGGTTTTAGCGCAAGCGCCGTACTCGGCAGTCGCAGCACCGACATGCATGCCCGTATCGGCCCGCTCGACGGGCGAATGCTGCGGACCGGCGACGTGCTGGCGATCGGCGAGCAAAAGGCACGAGCGTCGCAGCGCACCACGCATACGCCGCACGTGCTGTCCTGGGGGCTCGATCCCCGTCCCTGGTTCGATGACGTGGCGAGCCCACTGGCCCTGTTGCGCGGCCACCACTACGCGCAACTCGACGAGGCATCGCAGCGCGTGCTGTTCGATGCGTCGTTCGCCGTCAGCAAGGACAGCAATCGCACCGCCAGCCGCCTGGACGGCCATAGGCTCAGCTTGCGCCAACCGGTGGAACTGATCTCCGAAGCCACCTTGCCGGGCACCATGCAGTTGCCGCCGTCAGGACAGCCGATCGTGCTGCAGGCGGAGGCGCCGGTCACGGGTGGCTACCCGCGCATCGGCCAGCTCGCGGCGGTGGATCTTCCGCGCCTCGCGCAGCGACGCCCCGGCGATGCCGTATGCTTCCGGGAGACCACGCTGGATGAGTCGCTGCAGCGACTGGCGCGTCGCCAGGAACGCCTGCAACGCCTGCTGTATCGCATCGAAGAACGCCTGGAATCCGCATGA
- the pxpB gene encoding 5-oxoprolinase subunit PxpB, whose amino-acid sequence MPGADALPTAEAIAVALNGAPFIEALSEEAWLLRFGDTIDAALNARVHAAARRLQATLPGIECVPAYASLLLRFDPLQWIDIGTAAPDQRLHDAVLSSLQDPAVVVDEARVVTVPVLYGGDHGPDLHDVAAHAGLSEAEVIARHTAADYRVAMLGFAPGFPYLLGLDPTLAMPRRADPRLNVAVGSVAIGGMQTGIYPQALPGGWQLIGRTPLTLFDLASTPPSLLQPGDRVRFRAIDAREYERLAKTVGGNA is encoded by the coding sequence ATGCCCGGTGCCGATGCCTTGCCCACGGCAGAAGCCATCGCCGTGGCATTGAACGGCGCCCCCTTCATCGAAGCGCTGTCCGAAGAGGCATGGCTGCTGCGTTTCGGCGACACGATCGATGCCGCCTTGAACGCCCGCGTGCACGCTGCCGCGCGACGTCTCCAGGCGACACTGCCCGGCATCGAGTGCGTGCCCGCCTATGCGAGCCTGTTGCTGCGCTTCGATCCGCTGCAGTGGATCGATATCGGCACGGCGGCGCCCGACCAGCGCCTGCACGATGCCGTGCTTTCGTCGCTCCAGGACCCCGCCGTGGTCGTGGATGAAGCGCGCGTGGTGACGGTCCCCGTGCTTTACGGCGGCGACCACGGCCCCGATCTGCACGATGTCGCGGCGCATGCCGGCCTCTCTGAAGCAGAGGTCATCGCGCGCCACACGGCAGCCGACTATCGCGTCGCGATGCTCGGCTTCGCGCCCGGCTTTCCTTATTTGCTCGGCCTCGATCCGACGCTTGCCATGCCGCGTCGCGCTGATCCACGACTCAACGTCGCCGTGGGCAGCGTCGCCATCGGCGGCATGCAAACGGGCATCTATCCGCAGGCGTTGCCGGGCGGCTGGCAACTCATTGGCCGTACGCCGCTCACCTTGTTTGACCTGGCATCCACACCACCCTCGCTGCTGCAGCCCGGAGACCGCGTGCGCTTTCGCGCCATCGATGCGCGTGAGTACGAACGGCTCGCCAAGACGGTTGGCGGCAACGCATGA
- the glk gene encoding glucokinase: MGEGVSRSTGGFSAEGMFLAADVGGTHARIGLVSQEPDGIRPVTVLQYHRYACADWPSLTAVLKDFVSQLDRSVHVDACAVASAGYVLGDAIVNDNLPWPVSIRDIRDSLGINQLAVINDFEAVAYATQFLSHADTTPVIETEVPHVAGPVLVMGPGTGLGSAVLLPGKPHATVLPTEAGQIALAPGNEREIEILRYLSRERAHVSFEHALSGPGLINLYRALCVLRDQAPLLSLPSQVTQAALARSDAAAVEALEVFCSLLGSFVGDLALLYGARGGVFLAGGILPQIRDVLLVSGFRERFFNKGVMRPFLQQVPVRLMEHGQLGVIGAAGMYLDGQHDRGRTQ, encoded by the coding sequence GTGGGCGAAGGGGTAAGCCGCAGCACGGGCGGGTTTTCGGCGGAAGGCATGTTTCTGGCGGCCGACGTCGGAGGTACGCATGCGCGCATCGGCCTGGTCAGCCAGGAGCCCGACGGTATCCGCCCGGTCACGGTGCTGCAGTACCACCGCTATGCCTGCGCCGACTGGCCGAGCCTCACCGCGGTGCTGAAGGACTTCGTCAGCCAGCTCGATCGCAGCGTGCACGTGGATGCCTGCGCGGTCGCCAGCGCCGGCTACGTGCTCGGCGACGCCATCGTCAACGACAATCTTCCGTGGCCGGTGTCCATCCGCGATATCCGCGACAGCCTCGGCATCAACCAGCTGGCGGTCATCAACGACTTCGAAGCGGTGGCGTATGCCACGCAGTTCCTCAGCCATGCCGACACCACGCCGGTGATCGAAACCGAGGTGCCGCACGTGGCGGGCCCGGTGCTGGTGATGGGTCCGGGCACGGGGTTGGGTTCGGCGGTGCTGCTGCCGGGCAAGCCGCACGCCACCGTGCTGCCCACCGAAGCCGGACAGATCGCGCTGGCGCCGGGCAACGAGCGCGAGATCGAAATCCTGCGTTACCTCTCGCGCGAACGTGCCCACGTGTCGTTCGAGCACGCCTTGTCGGGCCCCGGCCTGATCAACCTGTATCGCGCGCTGTGCGTGCTGCGCGACCAGGCGCCGTTGCTTTCCCTACCCAGCCAGGTAACGCAGGCCGCGCTCGCGCGCAGCGACGCCGCGGCGGTGGAAGCCCTGGAAGTGTTCTGCAGCCTGCTGGGCAGTTTCGTGGGCGATCTGGCGCTGCTCTACGGCGCGCGCGGCGGCGTGTTCCTCGCCGGCGGCATCCTGCCGCAAATCCGCGACGTGCTGCTGGTCAGCGGTTTTCGCGAGCGTTTTTTCAACAAGGGCGTGATGCGCCCTTTCCTGCAGCAAGTTCCCGTACGACTGATGGAACACGGCCAGCTGGGCGTGATCGGCGCGGCCGGCATGTACCTGGACGGCCAGCACGACCGGGGGAGAACGCAGTAA